AGGAGGAACGCTTCGCCCGCACCCTGGGCAAGGGGCTCGACATCCTCTCCGAGGAGCTGGCCGCGCTCGCCAAGGCCAAGGCCACGGTGGTGCCGGGGCAACTCTGCTTCAAGCTCTACGACACCTTCGGCTTCCCCATCGACATCGTCAAGGACGTGGCCGAAAAGCAGGGCTTTACCGTGGACGAGAAGGGCTTCACGGCCTGCATGGCCGAACAGAAGGCCCGCGCCCGCGAGGCCTGGAAGGGCTCGGGCGAGCAGGATCTCGCTGGCCGCTTCGCCGCGCTCCTGGAGACGGGCCTGTCGTGCGAGTTCGTCGGCTACGACGCGCTCACGGCCGAATCCAAGCTCGTGGCCGTGCTCGACGAGGCCGGGCAGCCCGTGGAGAAGCTGCCGCAGGGCCAGGGCGGCTACGTGGTCGCCGCCAAAACACCCTTCTACGGCGAGTCAGGCGGGCAGGCGGGCGACGTGGGCGCCATCGAGACCATGTCCGGCGCGGCCGACGTGCTCGACACCCTCAAGCCCGCGCCCGAACTGCACGTGCACAAGGTCTTCGTGACCGAAGGCGACCTGGGACGCGGCCAGGAGGCCAGACTCATCGTGGACGAGGAGGCGCGCCTGTCCACGGCCCGCAACCACACCACCACGCACCTGCTGCACGCCGCGCTGCGCGAGGTTCTTGGCGAGCACGTCAAGCAGGCGGGCTCGCTCGTGGGCCCGGATCGGCTTCGCTTCGACTTCACCCACATCAGCGCGCTGACGCCGCAGGAGATCGCCGCGATCGAAAAGCGCGTCAACGAGGCCGTCCTCGCGGCCATCCCCGTGGCGCGCGAGGTCATGTCCGTGAAGGCCGCCATGGAGCGCGGCGCAACCGCGCTCTTCGGCGAGAAGTACGGCGAGTCCGTGTGCGTGATCGAGGTGCCGGGCGTGTCCATGGAGCTTTGCGGCGGCACGCACCTCTCCAACACCGGCCAGGCCGGGCCGTTCATGATCGTCTCCGAATCCGGCGTGGCCGCCGGAGTGCGCCGCATCGAGGCCGCCACGGGCGAAAACGCCCTGGCCGAGATCGCGCGGCTTCGGGCCGAGGCCGCCCAGGCCGCCGCGCTGCTCAAGTCGCGGCCGGGCGAGATCACGGCCCGCATCACCGAGCTTCAGGCCGAAATCAAGGGCCTGCGCAAGGAGCGCGAGCAGTTGCAGGCGCGGCTGCTCTCCGGCGCGGGCAAGAGCCTCATGGACGACGTGCGCGAGGTGGCCGGGGTCAAGCTGCTCGCGGCGCGCGTCGAGGGCGTCTCCGTGAAGGCGCTGCGCGAGCAGATGGACGACATCCGCTCCAAGATGCCCTCTGGCGTGGCGGCCCTGGCCGCACCCCAGGAGGACGGCAAGGTCAGCCTGATCCTGGCCGTGTCCAAGGATCTGCACGGCCGCTTCACGGCCCAGTCGCTGATCAAGGACGTGGCCGCGGCCATCGGCGGC
The sequence above is a segment of the Alkalidesulfovibrio alkalitolerans DSM 16529 genome. Coding sequences within it:
- the alaS gene encoding alanine--tRNA ligase; the encoded protein is MMTASEIRRRFLDYFARQGHEVVPSSPLVPRDDPTLYFTNAGMVQFKKLFLGQEKRAYSRAATSQKCLRISGKHNDLENVGRTARHHTFFEMLGNFSFGDYFKAEAIRYAWEFVTKELGLSKDRLYVTVYTDDDEADELWRTVAGVAPERIFRLGEKDNFWSMGDTGPCGPCSEIYVDQGEQMSCGPDCGIGRCDCDRFLEIWNLVFMQYDQIAPGNRVPLPRPSIDTGMGLERVAAVCQGKTSNFECDLFQELIGFIAALAKVKYGSGDEEQDVALRVIADHSRAAAFLITDGVMPSNEGRAYELRRIIRRALRFGTLIGFTEPFMYKVCEKVAEVMGEAYPDLTENKGFMARVVREEEERFARTLGKGLDILSEELAALAKAKATVVPGQLCFKLYDTFGFPIDIVKDVAEKQGFTVDEKGFTACMAEQKARAREAWKGSGEQDLAGRFAALLETGLSCEFVGYDALTAESKLVAVLDEAGQPVEKLPQGQGGYVVAAKTPFYGESGGQAGDVGAIETMSGAADVLDTLKPAPELHVHKVFVTEGDLGRGQEARLIVDEEARLSTARNHTTTHLLHAALREVLGEHVKQAGSLVGPDRLRFDFTHISALTPQEIAAIEKRVNEAVLAAIPVAREVMSVKAAMERGATALFGEKYGESVCVIEVPGVSMELCGGTHLSNTGQAGPFMIVSESGVAAGVRRIEAATGENALAEIARLRAEAAQAAALLKSRPGEITARITELQAEIKGLRKEREQLQARLLSGAGKSLMDDVREVAGVKLLAARVEGVSVKALREQMDDIRSKMPSGVAALAAPQEDGKVSLILAVSKDLHGRFTAQSLIKDVAAAIGGSGGGRPDMAQAGGTDASGIDKAFAILESLLAKS